In a single window of the Populus alba chromosome 16, ASM523922v2, whole genome shotgun sequence genome:
- the LOC118049682 gene encoding calcium-dependent protein kinase 26, with amino-acid sequence MGNNNCIGSRFSKDGLFQTISSSIRWSRSTDCSRIHSKRENGEGLSFTKVQELPVHAQRKPPEQMKIVKEETEQVTLPASPREGATKPSEIVMKVKEESRPAQPASDKEEKKPAEPTRPNKPLVKRTPSEGLQVDSVLKTRTGHLREYYNLGRKLGHGQFGTTFLCAEKTTGKEYACKSISKRKLLTPDDVDDVRREIQIMHHLAGHPNVVSIKGAYEDEVAVHVVMELCAGGELFDRIIKRGHYTERKAAQLTRTIVGVIEACHSLGVMHRDLKPENFLFVNEGEDSPLKAIDFGLSVFFKPGDIFNDVVGSPYYVAPEVLRKRYGPEADVWSAGVIVYILLCGVPPFWAEKEHDIFEEVLHGDLDFTSDPWPHISASAKDLVRRMLVRDPKKRLTAHEVLCHPWVHDDGVAPDKPLDPAVLSSLKQFSAMNKIKKMALRIIAENVSEEEIAGLKEIFKMIDTDNSGQITFEELKVGLRRFAANLSEAEIYSLLRAADVDNSGTIDYKEFIAATLHLNKVQKEDHLFAAFSYFDRDSSGYITIDELQQACNEFGMDDVHLEEMIREVDQDNDGRIDYNEFVAMMQKGNTELGKNGLQGNNFGFGFWEALSVY; translated from the exons ATGGGGAATAATAATTGTATTGGATCAAGGTTTTCGAAGGATGGtctttttcaaacaatttcCTCTTCGATTCGTTGGTCTCGATCGACGGACTGCTCGAGAATTCATAGTAAGAGAGAAAATGGGGAAGGATTGTCCTTCACTAAAGTGCAAGAACTTCCTGTCCATGCTCAAAGGAAACCTCCGGAACAAATGAAGATCGTCAAGGAAGAGACTGAACAAGTAACATTACCGGCAAGTCCCAGGGAAGGGGCCACTAAACCATCAGAGATTGTGATGAAGGTTAAGGAGGAGAGTAGGCCAGCCCAGCCAGCAAGtgacaaggaagagaaaaaaccaGCAGAGCCCACAAGACCAAACAAGCCTCTTGTTAAGAGGACACCAAGTGAAGGGCTTCAGGTAGATTCAGTGTTGAAGACAAGAACCGGTCATTTGAGGGAGTACTACAACTTGGGGAGGAAGCTTGGACATGGCCAATTTGGGACAACTTTTCTATGTGCTGAGAAAACAACTGGAAAAGAGTATGCTTGCAAGTCGATCTCAAAAAGGAAGTTATTGACACCAGATGACGTGGATGATGTAAGGAGGGAAATTCAGATAATGCATCACTTGGCAGGGCACCCTAATGTTGTCTCCATCAAAGGAGCTTACGAGGATGAAGTGGCAGTTCATGTTGTGATGGAATTATGCGCTGGTGGTGAGCTCTTTGATAGGATCATCAAGCGAGGACATTATACAGAAAGAAAAGCAGCTCAGCTCACTAGGACTATAGTTGGTGTTATAGAAGCCTGCCATTCCTTAGGGGTCATGCATCGGGATCTCAAGCCTGAGAACTTTCTCTTTGTCAACGAGGGTGAGGATTCACCTCTTAAGGCAATAGATTTtggattatcagtattcttcaAACCTG GGGATATTTTTAACGATGTGGTTGGAAGCCCATACTATGTTGCACCTGAAGTATTGCGCAAGCGCTATGGTCCGGAAGCAGATGTTTGGAGTGCTGGAGTGATTGTTTACATTCTCTTATGTGGGGTACCTCCATTTTGGGCTG AAAAGGAGCACGATATATTTGAGGAGGTTTTGCATGGTGATCTGGATTTCACATCAGATCCCTGGCCTCATATCTCTGCAAGCGCAAAAGATTTAGTCAGGAGAATGCTTGTCAGGGACCCTAAGAAGAGACTTACTGCCCACGAAGTTCTTT GTCATCCTTGGGTTCATGATGACGGGGTGGCTCCAGACAAGCCTCTAGATCCTGCAGTATTAAGTTCCTTGAAGCAGTTTTCTGCGATGAACAAGATTAAGAAAATGGCTCTTAGA ATCATTGCTGAGAACGTGTCTGAAGAAGAAATTGCTGGATTGAAAGAGATATTTAAGATGATAGACACAGACAATAGTGGTCAGATTACTTTCGAAGAACTCAAAGTGGGACTGAGAAGATTCGCTGCTAATCTCTCCGAGGCTGAGATTTATTCTCTACTGCGAGCA GCAGATGTTGATAACAGTGGCACAATAGATTACAAGGAGTTCATAGCTGCCACATTACATTTAAACAAAGTACAAAAGGAAGATCATCTATTTGCAGCCTTCTCATATTTTGACAGAGATAGCAGTGGCTATATCACTATAGATGAACTCCAACAAGCCTGTAACGAATTTGGTATGGATGATGTTCACTTGGAAGAAATGATTCGAGAAGTTGATCAAGATAAT GATGGTCGCATAGATTACAATGAATTTGTGGCCATGATGCAAAAGGGCAATACTGAACTGGGAAAGAATGGTTTACAGGGTAATAATTTTGGCTTTGGATTTTGGGAGGCACTATCAGTGTATTAA